In Dyadobacter subterraneus, a single genomic region encodes these proteins:
- a CDS encoding efflux RND transporter periplasmic adaptor subunit: protein MKRKYIISIVLLGVILLIAYKLTANKRTLDKNNKPERKTAVRIPVKYAEAKQQLLEVSIVKTGNLAPFKESKVITTASGILKDVRFELGDQVRQGQVLAIIDHRAAELDLQKAESNLAKLKSDVQTYTELYQGKAATKEKLDQLRQDYNDALVQVYQFKKQISDASIKAPTSGTISAKSMEAGVFANAGSEIATIVNLSRTKVQVNLTEAEVYQVKAGQTVKITTDVYAGAVFNGRVTFISPQADITHNYMTEIIVDNTAKTLLRSGTFVYADFSVKSKQNVIVIPREALTESVKNASVYVIGKDNRVVLTPVQSGMEIGGLIEITSGLKADDRVVTSGQINLKNGTEVSLSN, encoded by the coding sequence ATGAAACGAAAATACATCATCTCCATAGTGCTTTTGGGCGTGATCCTTTTGATCGCTTACAAACTGACCGCTAACAAAAGGACCCTCGATAAAAATAACAAGCCCGAGAGAAAAACGGCAGTGAGAATCCCGGTTAAATATGCCGAAGCCAAGCAGCAGTTGCTCGAGGTCAGTATCGTCAAGACGGGAAATCTAGCGCCCTTTAAAGAATCAAAAGTGATCACAACCGCCAGCGGAATTTTGAAGGATGTTCGTTTTGAGCTTGGCGACCAGGTGCGTCAGGGGCAGGTTTTGGCCATAATCGATCACAGAGCCGCAGAGTTGGACCTTCAAAAAGCAGAAAGCAATCTTGCCAAACTGAAATCAGACGTCCAGACTTACACAGAACTTTACCAGGGAAAGGCTGCGACCAAAGAAAAACTTGACCAGCTCCGCCAGGATTATAATGATGCGCTGGTGCAGGTGTATCAATTCAAAAAACAAATCAGTGACGCTTCTATCAAGGCGCCAACCAGTGGCACCATTTCAGCAAAAAGCATGGAAGCAGGTGTATTTGCCAATGCGGGTTCAGAGATAGCAACCATCGTAAATCTCTCGCGAACCAAAGTGCAGGTTAATCTGACAGAAGCGGAGGTATATCAGGTAAAAGCCGGGCAAACAGTAAAAATCACAACCGACGTATATGCTGGCGCGGTATTTAACGGTAGGGTGACTTTCATCAGTCCGCAGGCAGATATTACCCATAACTATATGACAGAAATTATCGTTGACAATACAGCCAAAACCCTGCTTCGGTCAGGCACTTTTGTTTACGCAGATTTCTCTGTGAAATCAAAACAAAATGTAATTGTAATTCCCCGTGAGGCGCTCACCGAGAGCGTGAAAAATGCTTCGGTGTATGTGATCGGGAAGGATAACCGGGTAGTGCTTACACCAGTACAATCCGGCATGGAAATCGGCGGCCTCATTGAAATTACCAGCGGGTTGAAAGCGGACGACCGGGTGGTTACATCCGGACAAATCAATCTGAAAAACGGAACAGAAGTCAGTTTATCCAATTAA
- a CDS encoding efflux RND transporter permease subunit has product MSVSEIAVKRPLLIVVIFTVLILFGVQSYFLLNYNLLPKIQVNVVSVSTIYPGASAAEVESSVTKKLEDAFASIEGLDQISSTSQEGVSQITVTLKSNADVDKAERDIQRKADQAQNELPDDIDKPLVNKVSLEETPVIKAGVTSKLAPRELYDLIDLQVRPLLQNIEGVGQVNIIGGNERQIQVNIDQAKLKGYNLSIDQITMAVAKANQSFPAGQIETKNQQFSIRYDANVASVEQIRKLIIARDQRVGGVIYLGNVAEVVDGTAKTIAINHINGIPSIGIQLVKQSDANAVDVSRLVKEKFISLESQYKSQAVKFDVSSDQSTYTLSSAHAVMEDLVLAIIIVGFVMLAFLHSFRSSMFVLIALPCSIIPTFIAMYFLGFSLNLMTLMAMSLVVGILVDDSIVVLENIYRHLEMGKDRAAAALEGRSEIGFTALAITLVDVVVFLPLALSGGIIGSILQEFSLVVVISTLMSLFVSFTVTPLLASRFGKIEEMNSTTWWGRINLGFESFIDQLKADYGYLLEKALRKKRYILSAVLILIVGSLMLVAKGFIGATFIPAADQGEVIMKVELDPSATIYQTNMVIQHVEKMIMKEPEVLNVFSSIGFVTGSVSGAANNSNLAELTVSLVDKKERDFNPDAFGLKMQKQISAAIAGIKVSVTPMSISGNSSAPIQVAIKGINLANVRKVATQFKDTITSIPGTQFVALSVKDQKQEVDVKLNREKMTLLGLDASQVGAALQNAFSGNDKSKFKQSGNEYDIKIGLDSYNRSQIANVKNLSFTNGDGQSFVLSQFATVGDALGESVLQRNNRLNAITVNANVVGRPVGSVSEEIALKTKGIKLPDGVTIEFLGDTKNQGDAFGSLGLALITAVLLVYLIMVALYESMVYPFVVLFSIPVALIGAFLALALAMETLNVFSIIGVIMLLGLVSKNAILIVDFTNELKSQGYSAHDALIEAGKERLRPILMTTLAMILGMLPIALASGAGSEIKNGMAWVIIGGLTSSMLLTLFVVPSMYLIIDKLIIKFGKKTPPESQALVMYNA; this is encoded by the coding sequence ATGTCAGTATCTGAAATCGCCGTCAAACGGCCCTTGTTAATCGTTGTAATCTTTACAGTACTCATACTTTTTGGCGTGCAGAGTTATTTTCTTCTTAACTACAATCTACTGCCCAAAATTCAGGTCAATGTAGTCAGTGTCAGTACGATTTACCCAGGGGCGTCTGCCGCCGAGGTAGAGAGCTCGGTCACCAAAAAACTGGAAGATGCCTTTGCTTCAATTGAAGGTCTGGACCAGATCAGTTCCACGTCCCAGGAAGGCGTCTCACAAATAACGGTGACGCTGAAAAGTAACGCCGATGTCGATAAGGCTGAACGTGATATCCAGCGAAAAGCAGATCAGGCCCAAAATGAGCTGCCGGATGACATTGATAAACCACTTGTCAATAAAGTCAGTCTTGAAGAAACGCCTGTGATCAAAGCCGGGGTTACTTCAAAACTAGCGCCACGGGAACTGTATGATCTGATCGATCTGCAGGTGCGCCCGCTGCTTCAGAATATTGAGGGAGTAGGCCAGGTAAATATCATCGGCGGAAACGAGCGTCAGATACAGGTCAATATCGATCAGGCCAAATTAAAGGGTTATAATCTGAGCATCGACCAGATAACCATGGCAGTTGCCAAGGCGAACCAGTCGTTTCCTGCCGGGCAGATCGAGACAAAAAACCAGCAGTTTTCGATCCGTTATGATGCTAATGTGGCATCCGTTGAGCAGATCCGGAAACTGATCATAGCCCGGGACCAGCGTGTTGGTGGCGTGATTTACCTTGGAAATGTTGCCGAAGTGGTGGATGGCACCGCCAAAACAATCGCGATCAACCACATTAACGGCATTCCTTCCATTGGCATACAGCTTGTCAAGCAGTCGGATGCCAACGCGGTTGATGTGAGCAGGCTTGTGAAAGAAAAATTTATTTCGCTGGAATCACAGTATAAATCCCAGGCTGTCAAATTTGATGTATCCAGTGATCAAAGCACTTATACGCTCTCATCGGCCCACGCGGTGATGGAAGACCTGGTGCTCGCGATCATCATTGTGGGCTTTGTGATGCTAGCTTTTCTGCATAGTTTCAGAAGCTCCATGTTTGTTTTGATCGCACTTCCATGCTCAATCATCCCTACGTTTATTGCCATGTATTTTCTGGGCTTTTCGCTGAATCTGATGACTTTGATGGCAATGTCGCTGGTCGTTGGAATTTTGGTGGATGATTCTATTGTGGTTTTAGAAAATATTTACCGGCATCTGGAGATGGGTAAAGACCGCGCAGCTGCAGCGCTCGAAGGTCGGAGTGAAATCGGTTTTACTGCCCTGGCCATTACCCTTGTCGATGTGGTAGTATTTCTTCCACTGGCCCTTTCGGGCGGCATCATTGGCTCGATCCTTCAGGAGTTTTCGCTTGTCGTGGTTATCTCTACGCTGATGAGTCTTTTTGTTTCCTTCACCGTGACGCCGCTTCTTGCAAGCCGTTTTGGAAAAATTGAAGAGATGAATTCCACAACCTGGTGGGGAAGGATCAATCTTGGCTTCGAAAGTTTTATCGATCAGCTCAAAGCAGACTATGGATATCTTCTTGAAAAAGCGCTGAGAAAAAAACGCTATATTTTATCTGCTGTGCTGATTCTTATCGTTGGATCGCTCATGCTTGTTGCCAAAGGGTTCATCGGTGCAACCTTTATTCCTGCGGCCGACCAGGGTGAAGTAATTATGAAAGTTGAACTTGACCCGTCTGCTACCATTTATCAGACAAACATGGTCATTCAGCACGTTGAAAAAATGATTATGAAAGAGCCGGAAGTACTCAATGTTTTTTCCAGTATTGGGTTTGTGACAGGAAGTGTTTCAGGTGCTGCCAATAATAGCAATTTGGCGGAGCTCACCGTAAGTTTGGTTGATAAAAAGGAAAGAGATTTTAATCCTGATGCATTTGGATTAAAAATGCAGAAACAAATCAGTGCGGCTATCGCTGGCATCAAGGTTTCTGTTACACCCATGAGCATATCGGGCAACAGTTCAGCGCCGATCCAAGTGGCCATCAAAGGAATTAACCTGGCTAATGTCAGAAAAGTCGCCACACAATTTAAGGATACTATCACAAGCATTCCGGGAACCCAGTTTGTTGCACTTTCGGTGAAAGATCAAAAGCAGGAGGTGGACGTAAAGCTTAACCGTGAGAAAATGACACTGCTGGGACTTGATGCCAGCCAGGTTGGTGCAGCACTTCAAAATGCTTTCAGCGGTAACGATAAAAGTAAGTTCAAACAGTCTGGTAATGAGTATGATATCAAAATTGGGCTGGATTCGTACAATCGCTCGCAGATCGCCAATGTCAAAAATCTATCATTTACCAACGGTGACGGGCAAAGTTTTGTGCTCAGCCAGTTTGCAACAGTTGGCGATGCGCTGGGAGAGAGCGTCTTACAACGTAATAACCGTTTAAATGCAATCACAGTAAATGCCAATGTGGTGGGCCGGCCTGTTGGTTCTGTTTCCGAAGAGATCGCATTAAAAACAAAGGGAATCAAACTTCCTGATGGTGTAACGATTGAATTTCTTGGCGATACCAAAAACCAGGGAGACGCTTTCGGAAGCCTGGGACTTGCCCTGATCACCGCTGTTCTTTTAGTGTACCTGATTATGGTGGCACTTTATGAAAGCATGGTTTATCCCTTTGTGGTGCTTTTCTCTATACCGGTTGCTTTAATCGGCGCCTTTCTGGCACTTGCTCTGGCCATGGAGACGCTGAATGTTTTTTCGATCATCGGGGTGATTATGCTGCTGGGTTTGGTATCAAAAAATGCGATTTTGATCGTAGATTTCACCAATGAGCTCAAAAGCCAAGGGTATAGCGCCCACGATGCGCTTATAGAAGCCGGCAAAGAAAGACTCCGTCCGATCTTAATGACGACGCTTGCCATGATACTGGGGATGCTTCCGATCGCCCTGGCCAGTGGCGCTGGATCGGAAATTAAAAATGGAATGGCCTGGGTTATCATTGGCGGCCTGACCAGCTCCATGCTTCTGACCCTTTTTGTGGTGCCGTCCATGTATTTGATCATTGACAAGCTCATTATAAAATTTGGTAAGAAAACACCGCCTGAAAGTCAAGCACTTGTAATGTACAATGCTTAA
- a CDS encoding sensor histidine kinase produces MNIKIPIKSLSRLSWMVALLMSGIVFLIQLHDKRGDQIMLYTGMTAFTVTSIAYFNIYLLVVLVKKYELNSYRFKLYRYLFSFLGSAFVYLVIWPVVIYKFTHGIWVYYDSLLVVTFISGSLLLNALLLMLHNTVLLYTVKVHADMEFSRLQASHAEAANLLLKQQIHPHFLFNALNTVKALYHTDLESGDTYLVHLARFLRASVYTHTAKVARLDQELVILDDYLQMQKIRFGAGLQCKINLPEQSLTNFYLPSFSLQPLLENAIKHNELTEQCPLFVTIAQHNDRIVIANNLQRKSIKTDSTNSGLANLAERYRLLSGDQVDIEEKENQFSVSIKLLSDEHSNHRR; encoded by the coding sequence ATGAATATAAAAATACCGATAAAAAGTCTGAGCCGTTTGAGTTGGATGGTTGCTTTGCTGATGAGCGGGATTGTTTTTCTGATCCAGCTGCATGATAAAAGGGGGGATCAGATTATGCTCTATACGGGGATGACCGCTTTTACAGTTACATCCATTGCTTATTTCAATATTTATCTATTGGTAGTTCTGGTCAAAAAATATGAACTGAATTCTTACCGGTTTAAGCTCTACCGCTACCTTTTTTCCTTTTTGGGAAGTGCTTTTGTATACCTGGTCATCTGGCCGGTTGTCATTTATAAATTTACACACGGAATTTGGGTATATTACGACTCGCTGCTGGTTGTTACATTCATTTCAGGAAGTTTGCTTTTGAATGCGCTGCTGCTTATGCTTCATAATACGGTACTTTTATATACTGTAAAGGTGCATGCTGACATGGAATTTTCAAGGTTGCAGGCCAGCCATGCAGAAGCGGCCAATCTGCTTTTAAAACAGCAGATTCATCCCCATTTTCTTTTTAATGCACTCAATACGGTTAAAGCACTCTATCATACGGACCTGGAATCCGGTGATACTTATCTGGTACATCTGGCCCGGTTTCTTCGGGCCTCAGTTTATACCCACACAGCCAAGGTTGCAAGGCTTGACCAGGAGCTGGTGATTTTGGATGATTACCTGCAGATGCAAAAGATAAGGTTTGGCGCTGGGTTACAATGCAAGATCAATTTGCCGGAGCAAAGTCTTACCAACTTTTATCTGCCATCTTTTTCACTTCAGCCTTTGCTGGAAAACGCCATCAAACACAATGAGCTTACTGAGCAGTGTCCGCTTTTTGTAACCATCGCCCAGCACAACGACCGGATTGTCATCGCAAATAACCTGCAGCGAAAATCCATTAAAACAGATTCTACCAACAGCGGACTTGCAAACCTTGCCGAACGTTACCGACTTTTGTCGGGCGATCAGGTTGATATTGAAGAAAAAGAAAACCAATTTTCAGTGAGTATAAAATTATTATCTGATGAACATAGTAATCATAGAAGATGA
- a CDS encoding LytR/AlgR family response regulator transcription factor: MNIVIIEDERLVADDLEKNIRKLMGPAAVITQIHSVSDGIAHFNSSLPPDLIISDIQLGDGLSFEILAALSKPVPTIFCTAYDEYALEAFKVNGIDYILKPFTGAMLQQALNKYSQLKQVFLTDQSQQYHQMMQMLTDRPSAKAASVIVYHQDKIIPVSMEQIALFFLEGEVTKLVTHDGKTYYPNKPLDELERIAGSYFFRANRQFLISRSAVVDASSFFSRKLLLNLTLPLKDKVIVSKAKAPQFLEWLSKTG, translated from the coding sequence ATGAACATAGTAATCATAGAAGATGAGAGACTGGTCGCAGATGACCTTGAAAAAAATATCAGAAAACTGATGGGGCCTGCCGCTGTCATTACCCAGATTCACAGCGTCAGTGATGGGATAGCCCACTTTAATTCATCGCTGCCACCGGATCTGATCATCAGTGATATCCAGCTGGGAGACGGGCTTAGTTTTGAGATTTTAGCGGCTTTAAGTAAACCGGTTCCCACGATATTTTGCACGGCTTATGACGAGTATGCGCTGGAAGCATTCAAGGTCAACGGGATCGATTACATTCTCAAGCCCTTTACCGGTGCAATGCTTCAGCAGGCATTAAATAAGTATAGTCAATTGAAGCAGGTTTTTTTGACCGATCAAAGTCAGCAGTATCATCAGATGATGCAGATGCTTACCGACAGGCCTTCTGCCAAAGCGGCGTCGGTCATTGTTTACCACCAGGATAAGATCATTCCGGTCAGCATGGAGCAGATTGCCTTGTTTTTTTTGGAGGGAGAAGTTACCAAATTAGTCACACACGATGGGAAAACATATTATCCCAATAAGCCGCTCGATGAACTTGAACGTATCGCCGGTAGTTATTTTTTCAGGGCTAACCGGCAGTTTTTGATTTCAAGAAGTGCCGTTGTGGACGCATCCAGCTTTTTTTCCAGAAAACTGCTCTTGAATCTGACGTTGCCATTGAAAGACAAAGTAATCGTCAGTAAGGCGAAAGCACCCCAATTTTTGGAATGGTTGTCAAAAACGGGATAA
- a CDS encoding ester cyclase: protein MSREPAHEKELGMKKETDLNKACVTDFIDQVWNQRSFENLSNLITDNFVDHSQPYTCVKNVEGLVLYMTHLEKYMNHYSIIKEITCVGELVIARITMQTSLADGSEKAHKLETFDLLRTFRVINSQIAEHWEIILDFQQDS from the coding sequence ATGTCAAGGGAGCCTGCCCATGAAAAAGAATTAGGTATGAAAAAAGAAACGGATCTTAATAAGGCCTGTGTTACAGACTTTATAGACCAAGTATGGAACCAACGATCGTTTGAAAATCTCTCAAACCTGATCACAGATAATTTTGTAGACCATTCACAGCCCTATACGTGTGTAAAAAACGTAGAGGGGCTTGTTCTTTACATGACGCATCTGGAAAAATACATGAATCATTATTCGATAATTAAAGAAATTACCTGTGTTGGTGAGCTGGTCATCGCCCGGATAACGATGCAAACAAGCCTGGCGGACGGATCAGAAAAAGCGCACAAGCTTGAGACTTTTGATCTGTTAAGAACGTTCCGCGTCATCAATTCCCAAATTGCAGAACACTGGGAAATCATTTTAGACTTTCAACAAGATAGTTGA
- a CDS encoding lipid A deacylase LpxR family protein, with the protein MNKIAFYIAFSLLFVYTNQISAQPTTPTRLLSIYEDNDYLNLAGKGTDRAYTNGLRVEFFYETKKPFLLHLDDWLPKAGINSIDTYGWALMQMMFTPMDLSNPNYQAGDYPYSGMLLLTHSMISYNKTKRYNFRTQMLAGIRGPAALAEQSQILIHRLTGDQKPKGWQNQLDTKLLLNLSFTAEKQLANINTLAEIIAGASLSAGTVTNSVSVYPLIRLGKMARYFNGFFSQYSGGYATGRKLQFYLFTKPIISLVASNALMHGQIGRSPGTLWKDHPPFTAPGNHFTAELQYGFVFVIGKTSLSYTQKPTTAYSRGMYSHNTGNISLRISW; encoded by the coding sequence ATGAATAAAATAGCTTTTTACATTGCATTCTCATTGCTCTTTGTTTACACGAACCAGATTAGCGCCCAGCCAACAACCCCTACCCGACTACTGAGTATCTATGAGGACAACGACTATCTGAATCTTGCCGGAAAAGGTACAGACAGGGCATACACCAATGGCCTGAGAGTGGAGTTCTTTTATGAGACGAAAAAGCCTTTCCTCTTGCATTTGGATGACTGGCTGCCAAAGGCAGGAATCAACAGTATAGATACCTACGGATGGGCCTTAATGCAAATGATGTTTACACCCATGGATCTGTCCAATCCTAATTATCAGGCTGGAGACTACCCTTATAGTGGAATGCTACTGCTGACACATTCAATGATTTCTTACAATAAAACAAAAAGATATAATTTTCGAACCCAGATGCTGGCCGGCATACGTGGCCCCGCAGCACTTGCTGAGCAGTCCCAAATCCTGATACATCGCCTTACCGGTGATCAGAAACCAAAAGGTTGGCAAAACCAGTTAGATACTAAACTTTTATTAAATCTCAGCTTTACGGCAGAAAAGCAGCTGGCCAATATAAACACCCTGGCAGAAATTATCGCAGGGGCCAGCCTATCGGCCGGCACTGTTACCAATTCAGTAAGCGTTTATCCGCTAATCAGGCTAGGAAAGATGGCTCGCTACTTTAATGGGTTTTTCAGCCAGTACAGCGGCGGTTATGCAACAGGTAGGAAGCTGCAGTTTTATCTTTTTACCAAACCCATAATCAGCCTGGTCGCATCCAATGCGCTGATGCATGGCCAAATCGGGCGCTCACCAGGAACGCTTTGGAAAGACCATCCCCCTTTCACTGCACCTGGGAACCATTTTACTGCCGAACTTCAATATGGCTTTGTTTTTGTTATAGGGAAAACCAGCCTTTCTTACACACAAAAACCAACGACCGCTTACAGCAGGGGAATGTACAGTCATAATACGGGAAACATTTCCCTTCGCATAAGCTGGTGA
- a CDS encoding DUF2141 domain-containing protein: MKKRNVFFINLFMAFCFMLNGANAQTQNTQVTISDIRSEKGQIVLNVFKDEQSYQKEQPYKQIKVDKKGLDKGKLVIHCTLEAGTYGVTLLDDENGNGIMDKNMVRMPREGFGFSNFFMEKLKKPSFDDFKMQLKNQDNQFAIRVKYM; this comes from the coding sequence ATGAAAAAGAGAAATGTTTTTTTTATCAACCTGTTTATGGCCTTTTGTTTCATGTTAAACGGCGCTAATGCTCAAACGCAAAACACGCAGGTGACAATTTCCGATATCCGCTCGGAAAAAGGGCAGATCGTGCTGAATGTTTTTAAAGATGAACAGAGCTATCAGAAAGAGCAGCCGTATAAACAAATTAAAGTAGACAAAAAAGGGCTCGACAAAGGAAAGTTGGTGATCCACTGCACGCTGGAAGCCGGAACCTACGGCGTAACACTGTTAGATGATGAGAACGGAAATGGCATAATGGATAAAAATATGGTCCGTATGCCCAGAGAAGGTTTTGGGTTTTCAAATTTCTTTATGGAAAAGCTAAAAAAACCATCTTTTGATGACTTCAAAATGCAGCTAAAAAATCAGGACAATCAGTTCGCTATCCGGGTAAAATACATGTAG
- a CDS encoding DUF4397 domain-containing protein yields the protein MKTKSLFRGLFGLAGLSLLSVLLWSCDENDVDASGMAKIKVVNASPNSAAQRFFLVDNALVNQGLNFTEASDYISTNSGKNLVAEFKNVSSSALTATGWAYLSDGDSYTIYLAGEGSDERVKQYEDDLSSPASGMARIKFIHFSNEAPSLLTVKNSSDDDLINTLTRDIESKYLNVTPGTFSFKVYDFVKKGKIGDYQIPDLKAGKIYTIYFTGSNSSDIEVHQVIHN from the coding sequence ATGAAAACTAAATCACTTTTTCGCGGACTTTTTGGCCTAGCCGGTCTTTCCCTATTATCTGTATTACTGTGGTCTTGTGACGAAAACGATGTCGACGCCTCGGGTATGGCCAAAATTAAAGTTGTGAATGCATCACCTAACTCGGCTGCCCAGCGCTTTTTTTTGGTCGACAATGCGCTGGTAAACCAAGGTCTTAATTTTACCGAAGCTTCGGACTACATAAGTACCAATTCGGGTAAGAACCTGGTGGCTGAGTTTAAAAATGTGTCGTCTTCGGCTTTGACTGCTACCGGCTGGGCTTATCTATCGGATGGGGACAGTTACACAATTTATCTGGCCGGTGAAGGTAGCGATGAACGTGTCAAACAATATGAGGATGATCTTTCTTCTCCCGCAAGTGGAATGGCCAGAATTAAATTCATCCATTTCAGCAACGAGGCGCCATCGCTGCTGACGGTTAAGAACTCGTCAGATGATGATCTGATTAATACACTGACACGCGATATTGAAAGTAAATACCTGAATGTGACGCCTGGGACCTTTTCCTTCAAAGTATATGACTTTGTCAAAAAAGGTAAGATCGGGGACTATCAGATTCCGGATCTGAAAGCTGGTAAAATTTACACAATCTACTTTACAGGCTCAAATTCTTCAGATATTGAAGTGCACCAGGTTATCCACAACTAG
- a CDS encoding sensor histidine kinase, with the protein MKNKVLSKSLNRLSWMLALLMSGIACLILLHEKRYREAVLYTVLTAFTIALIGFVHVKVMVILSKQKDINPGKFKRFRFLSTYLASAVIYLIVWPATISLFSTKPWIYDDWTLMAVFAAGSIVINSVVLVLHDTILMHSQKMQLDLELTELKAAHTEAANLLLKQQIHPHFLFNALNTVKVLYNKNLDSGDTYLVHLAGFLRASIFNRAASILRLDQELMIFEDYLQMQKIRFGAALFCVIDLPEQSLQHYYLPSFSLQPLLENAIKHNELTEHAPLHVLVEQQKEWIVVSNNLQKKLIKTDSTNSGLANLSQRYKLMSGSEVIIEMTENKFSVSLKLLSE; encoded by the coding sequence ATGAAAAATAAGGTTCTGTCAAAAAGCCTGAACCGTCTGAGCTGGATGCTTGCGCTGTTAATGAGTGGAATTGCCTGTCTGATTCTGCTGCATGAAAAAAGATATAGGGAAGCCGTTTTGTACACGGTGCTGACCGCATTTACCATCGCATTGATAGGATTTGTTCACGTGAAAGTTATGGTCATTCTATCAAAGCAAAAAGACATAAATCCGGGTAAGTTCAAACGCTTCCGTTTTTTATCTACCTATTTGGCAAGCGCAGTCATATATCTCATAGTCTGGCCGGCAACCATTTCTCTATTTTCTACAAAGCCTTGGATATACGATGACTGGACATTGATGGCGGTGTTTGCAGCAGGCAGCATTGTTATTAACTCGGTTGTTTTGGTGCTTCATGACACCATATTGATGCATTCCCAGAAGATGCAATTGGATCTGGAACTGACTGAACTTAAGGCAGCACACACCGAGGCTGCGAACCTGCTGCTGAAACAGCAGATTCATCCGCACTTTCTTTTCAATGCCCTTAATACAGTCAAGGTGCTCTACAATAAGAATTTGGATTCGGGAGATACTTATCTGGTTCATCTGGCGGGCTTTCTTCGTGCCTCTATCTTCAACCGCGCTGCCAGTATATTAAGACTCGATCAGGAGCTGATGATTTTTGAAGACTATCTGCAAATGCAGAAAATAAGATTTGGCGCTGCGCTTTTCTGTGTAATTGATTTGCCCGAGCAAAGTCTGCAGCATTATTACCTGCCTTCGTTTTCTCTTCAGCCCTTGTTGGAAAACGCCATCAAGCATAACGAGCTGACTGAACATGCACCGCTTCATGTGCTGGTAGAGCAGCAAAAGGAATGGATTGTGGTATCAAATAATCTGCAGAAGAAATTGATAAAAACAGATTCGACCAACAGCGGGCTGGCCAACCTTTCACAGCGTTATAAGCTTATGTCGGGAAGTGAGGTGATTATTGAAATGACAGAAAATAAATTTTCAGTAAGTTTAAAATTATTGTCTGAATGA
- a CDS encoding LytR/AlgR family response regulator transcription factor: MNIVIIEDERLLADELERNIRKLVGASVCISQIHSVSDGIAYFKTATLPDLILSDIQLGDGKCFDILATLKAAVPVIFCTAYDEQAFNPFPGSQVDYILKPFTCQMLLRVLTKYM, translated from the coding sequence ATGAATATTGTGATCATAGAGGATGAGAGGCTTCTGGCAGACGAGCTTGAAAGAAATATCAGAAAGCTTGTCGGGGCATCGGTTTGTATTTCGCAGATTCATAGTGTCAGTGATGGAATCGCCTATTTTAAAACTGCCACGCTTCCCGACCTGATTCTGAGCGATATTCAATTGGGTGATGGCAAATGTTTTGACATCCTGGCAACCTTAAAGGCGGCTGTGCCGGTCATTTTTTGTACTGCTTATGACGAGCAGGCTTTCAATCCTTTTCCGGGAAGTCAGGTTGACTATATTCTTAAACCATTCACTTGCCAAATGCTTCTGCGGGTTTTAACTAAATATATGTGA